GCCTCTTGTACCGTCACGTCGTTTAACATCGGTTTTTCCTTCACGACGATGGTCACGTGCGAACCGTTCTTTCTCAGCTCTTCAGAGAACAGTTTGTCGAAGATGACCTCACCGCAGTTGTCGGTGAAGTAGACCACACGGTCGGCGAGTTTGAAAAACTCCTCCGAGTCGTCGAGCGCGAGGCCTTTTGCAAGCATCTTCTCGAAAAATGCCACGAGGTCGGTTGAGATCTCGTGCCCGGTCACGCCGTAATCGATGGTGTTTCCGATGATCGCGGCGGTCATGTAGTCGTGAAGGGTGTGAAGGTTCGGACGGACCGCGGCCGCAACTTGTGCCGCCGCTGCGTTGTCCTGAAGTTTCATCTCGGTGTACGGATCGTCGGACCCTATCAGCGCATAACAGGTCCGGTGAACCTCGCCTGCTGCGACGGTTGCACGCGGATCATTTTCCAGATAGCGGTCGTACACGTCCGTGCATTCAGACGTAACCTTCGCTAAAACCTCCTCGTCGTTTGTAACGAGCTCTGACTGCGAACGGACTTTTGTCAGAAGACAGGTCCTGCATT
The sequence above is a segment of the uncultured Methanocorpusculum sp. genome. Coding sequences within it:
- a CDS encoding ARMT1-like domain-containing protein, encoding MKLAPECRTCLLTKVRSQSELVTNDEEVLAKVTSECTDVYDRYLENDPRATVAAGEVHRTCYALIGSDDPYTEMKLQDNAAAAQVAAAVRPNLHTLHDYMTAAIIGNTIDYGVTGHEISTDLVAFFEKMLAKGLALDDSEEFFKLADRVVYFTDNCGEVIFDKLFSEELRKNGSHVTIVVKEKPMLNDVTVQEAADIRLEDAADVVLHGGGGAQLGSHPPYFPPEVKDAVDHATLIISKGLANYESLTEYEVRPPVAYLMMVKCDAVGRDIGAKKGDMIAVLKRQ